A genome region from Coffea arabica cultivar ET-39 chromosome 7e, Coffea Arabica ET-39 HiFi, whole genome shotgun sequence includes the following:
- the LOC113701383 gene encoding uncharacterized protein encodes MREILNSASQTMLNQSLFEDQDMSSQLGFFAFSSNPYNLPFGCSQPSLKTLTAVAGSLAADTQTTLSESATQKQKEDVTSHFGEPPQLRSLQRSNANLWAWGEVNDCMNSKKNGGDNYLGVATIKMKKIKARRKVREPRFCFKTLSEVDVLDDGYKWRKYGQKVVKNTQHPRSYYRCTQDNCRVKKRVERLAEDPRMVITTYEGRHIHSPSQDEDDSQASSQMNNFFW; translated from the exons atgagagaaatatTGAATTCAGCATCACAAACCATGCTCAACCAAAGTTTGTTCGAGGATCAAGATATGTCATCACAACTTGGATTCTTCGCCTTCTCTTCAAACCCTTACAATCTACCCTTTGGGTGCAGTCAACCTTCTCTAAAAACTCTCACAGCAGTAGCTGGTTCATTGGCTGCAGATACACAAACAACCCTCTCTGAATCTGCTACtcaaaagcaaaaagaagatGTCACTTCTCATTTTGGAGAACCCCCCCAGCTCCGTTCTTTACAAAGATCTAATGCAAATCTGTG GGCATGGGGAGAAGTGAATGATTGCATGAACTCCAAGAAAAATGGAGGAGATAATTATTTGGGAGTGGCAACAATAAAGATGAAGAAGATAAAGGCCAGGAGGAAGGTAAGAGAGCCAAGGTTTTGCTTCAAGACCTTAAGTGAAGTGGATGTTCTGGATGATGGGTACAAGTGGAGGAAATATGGACAGAAAGTGGTAAAAAACACGCAGCATCCCAG GAGCTATTATCGCTGTACACAAGATAACTGTCGTGTGAAGAAGCGAGTGGAACGATTAGCAGAAGATCCCAGAATGGTTATAACAACCTATGAAGGAAGACATATACATTCTCCATCCCAGGACGAGGATGATTCACAAGCTTCATCTCAAATGAACAACTTCTTCTGGTAG